The Leadbetterella byssophila DSM 17132 DNA window CAGGATAAAGGACAAAAGCCAATAAAACGTTTGTTGAAGTAAAGGGTATTTCAATAGAAAAAAGAGTTTGTACTCCTAAAATTAGTTCTCCGACAACAATTTTTTTGTTTTTGAAGATAAAGGTAGGTTTTTGTCGATGAAAACAGACTTAACTTGTCAAAATCAGCAATTAATTCAAAACTTTGAACCCTTTCGGTGTAACACCTGTCTTTTGTTTAAATAGCCTAGAAAAATGCTGAGGATATCTAAACCCGAGTTCGTACGCGATTTGGCTAATGGTTTTCTGAGGATCAAAGATTTTTTCTTTGGCCAGCTGTATTATTTTATTCTGGATATATTCCTGAGCAGAAATTCCCGTTTCTTTTTTGATCAAGTCCCCAAAATAGTTTGGCGAAAGATGGAATTGATCAGCACACCAAGCTACGGTAGGCAGGCCTAAACTTTGGGTTTTAGCAGAGTTAAAGTAGGCGTTAAGCAGGACCTCGAAACGCTGTAGTACTCCTCTATTTACATGATCTCTGGTGATGAACTGCCGATCATAGAAGCGCGTGCAGTAGTTCAGGAATAGCTCGAGATTAGATATAATTAGATTTTTACTATGTTTATCTATAGCATGCTGAAGTTCGTATTCAATTTTGTTTATGCAGTCCAGAATAATGGCTCTCTCTTGCGTAGATAAATGCAAGGCCTCGTTTACTGCATAGGAAAAGAAATGGTAATCTGATATTTTTCGTCCCAAATCTGTACCCAGCAGGAAGTCAGGATGAAAAATGAGGGCGAGTCCTTGCGGTTGGTAGAATTCTTCTTTGTTCTCTCCAATGATCTGATGGGGAGCTAAGAAGATGAGTGTTCCTTCTTCGTAGTCATAATGGCTTAGCCCATACCTTAAGTCTCCACAATGTACCTTTTTTAAAAAAATGGTATAAAACCCATACCTCAGTTTCCGCAGTTTCCTGGGTGCTGCTTTATCCAGATGTACTACAGAGATCAAAGGATGTAAAGTTTCATTGTTATTGAAATCATTGTACTCCTTAATGGACTTAAAATGTAATATGTCTTCCATTTCTCTAACTATTGACTTCTAAAATAGATATATAAATTCTCAATCCGTACACCTAAAAGTGAAAAGGGTATGTATTTCTGTAAAAGATATACTGAAGGATGACCATTAACTAAATATTCATTGCTTAGTTTAGATATATAAAGTAATTATGTAGTTAACTACATAAAATGAATAATCATGAAAAAGCTTGATTTTAAAACCTTAGATTCTACTCACTCGGCAAGTATTACGGATATGATCTTATCTATCCAACAAAAGGAATTTGGTATTCCTATCACCGTAGATGATCAACCGGATCTAAGTGATATTGAGACCTTTTATCTTAGGGGTGGAGGTTGTTTTTTGGGCGCATTTTTGAATGGAGACCTGGTGGGAACCATAGCATTGATTAAGTTCTCTTCTTCTTCAGGAGCCATTAGAAAGATGTTTGTAAAGAAAGAATTTAGAGGAAAAGAATGGGGCATAGCCCAGAAGCTTCTAGAAAGATTAATTCAGTTCTGTAGGGCGGAAGGTATAAGCAACTTATATCTGGGAACAGTGTCTGTCCTAAAGGCAGCCCAAAGGTTTTATGAGAGAAATCACTTCAGGAGACTTCAGAAGGAAGAACTTCCCAGTGATTTTCCCTTGATGAGTTCAGATGATGTTTTTTATGGATTAAAATTGGGTAGTGCTATAGAGGAAGTTGGATTTCTAGCCCTCTCTACGCGTCTGCAAAGACTAAGTGAGCGTATAAGAAGGGATGGGGCTTTGATCTATAAAGCATTTGGCCGGAATTTTGACCCCAAGTGGTTTCCCGTGGTATTGAGCCTGGATAGAAAAGGAGAGCTGTCCATATCAGAGTTAGCAGAAGAGATAGGATATTCGCATCCATCCACCATTGTATTGCTTAAGGAATTGCAAGAAAAGGGATATGTTAGTTCCAAAAAGGACATCTCAGACGAGAGAAAGCGACTGAACTTTCTCTCGGAAAATGGGAAACAATTCATAAAAGAATTAAAGCCTATTTGGGAGATAATGAGTACGGTTTTGGAAGAAATTGGATCAAATTCTCATCATTTATTGAGGGCTATTGAACAGGCGGAGGATAAGTTGGAAGTGCAAACTTTCTATCAAAGAGTCTTGGCTATTAGACAATAAGCCTTTAATGCAAAAGAGCTGCCTTCAAAGGAAAGCAGCTTTTCTTCTTACATTTGACTTGACGTGAATACCTTTTATACAAGGGAAATAGAAATTTCCAAAGTGTGGATCAAAGAAGTATGGAACTGTTCGTTTTAGGGGTTATCTTTCTATGGCTATAAGTAATTCTGATAAGTCTCTCTTAGTTAATCCTTTTTCATCCGTAATCTTCCATAGCATCTCTTGTATGACGTCATATTTGATCTGCCAGGACGGTCTTACGTATCCTTCATTGAATTGATCCCATGGATTGATATGTTGGGTAACCTTCAAATGTTCTTTGTCCTCGAATAAGGATAAGAATTGAAGGATCTGCGGATTCTGAGTAATGACGGTAGGCTTGTACATGCCTTTACCTATGACGTATTCTTTCACATCATCCTCAAAATTATCTTCCCAGGGAAAGGCTTTTTTTGCATTGATGCAGGCTACGCCTAGGTAATATGTCAAGGTGTCATTAGAAGTTCCTTGCCGGTAATACGGCACTGGAATCAATTCTCTACCTATGAGTAAACCATGTTGTCTCCTGCCTTCTCCCTGACTAGTTAAGATGAGACCTGGAGGGAAGACTACGCTTTCGCCCTTCCACGTGCTGTCCCTAACCAAATGTATATCTACGTAGAAAGTATTAATCTTTCCGTACAGTTTTTCAATATCAGGATCGAAACGGTGGTGAGGGCGGTCCACCAAGCGCACACCTGCAGGCAGAGTAAAAGGAGTTCCCTGATGTTCACCATCCGTCTCTCCGAAGCCCGGTTCATTTTTTACGGGAGAGATGCTGTCGAAGGGAAGGTCTTCTTCGTCTAAGATTCGAAGATCTTTAGAGCAGCCCCATAGCATGGCCATGAGGACTATTCCTAGTCTTAAGTGGTTCATTTTTAGCTTTTTCACTTTGCAAAGTTACCGGAGCTGCAAATGGGAAAACAAACTCAATTCTATGAATGGTGGTATTTTTCGACAAACGTATCATTCTGCCGGTTAAACGGCAAAACAGCTTGATGATGCTAATTTTCAATTATTTAGTAGGTGGTAAGGTGTGTTATTGCATCGTGTGATTTTTATGATTATTCACGAGCCTAGTGGCTTAGCTTAAGTCCTATGATAGAAGCTATCAAGGTACTGATGAAGAACATGCGCATAAAGGTAGCCGGCTCCTTAAAAAATAGGATCCCCATTAAGACAGTTCCTACTGCTCCTATTCCCGTCCAAACAGCATAGGCCGTACCTATGGGAAGGGACTGAGTGGCTTTCATCAGTAAGCCCATACTGATGATTAAACAAATTCCAAATCCTCCATACCAGAGATAGGATTCATTTCCTATTGCTTCTTTTGCCTTTGATAGACAAAAGGTAAATCCGACTTCAAAGAGTCCCGCTATGATTAAGATGATCCAATTCATGTGGCAAAGTTCTACAGATTCTCTTTAATTTCTTTTAACATAGGATAAATTCTAACTAGCGGTATTCTGCTCGGATTCTACTGAGGCTAACTTGGGTGATGCCTAGATAGGAGGCAATCATTCCCAATGGTACTCTCTGTAGTAAGTTGGGGTGCTGCTCCATCAATTCCGCATATCTTTCCCCCGCACTTAAGAACTGACGAGACAATAATCTTTTTTCTGCCTTGACCAGTTCCTTTTCTGCCATAACACGTCCCCAATTCGCCCAGTATAGGTTAGTCTGATACAATTCTTTCAAATCTTTGATACTGATTTTATAGACCAAAGTTTTCTCTAGCGCTTCCATACTTTCGTGCCCTGAGAGATCTTCTGTGTACGTTTTTAGGCTAAGTACCACATCGCCGGTTTCGCCAAACCAAAAGGTGACATCATTAGCGTCATACCCTCGCACTAAGCCTTCAGCGATGAGATATACAAAGTTATTCCTGGATCCTGACTTGATCAGCAAGTCGCCTTTTTTCACTTCTAACATTTGCACTTTATTTTCTACTAACTTTACGGCTGAAGAAGGTATCTCGTGTATTTTTTGCAACAGATGTATGAAAGCATTTTTGACCATAGGCTTATTGTTGGTATCCAATGTGTTTATGACCATTGCCTGGTACGGGCATTTACGACTTAAAGAGTATTCCTGGTTTTCTAATATGGGACTTTTTAAAGTGATCCTGTTCAGTTGGGGTATAGCACTTTTAGAGTACATGGCTCAGGTTCCTGCAAATAAGATAGGTTATACTGGAAATGGAGGTCCCTTTACCCTTTGGCAACTCAAAGTTATTCAAGAAGTGCTTACCTTGTTAGTGTTTACGGGTTTTGCCGTTTTTGCCTTTAAAACGGAGACCCTGAGATGGAACCACTTGGTAGCCTTTGTTTTCCTGGTTTTGGCCGTTTATTTCATCTTCAAAAAGTGATCTATATATACTTGATTCTGCCTTTTTTGTAGTACAATTGACACAAGGGGTACATGATCAATACCGTCAATATCCAAGCTAAATAAACCCCAGGTAATTCCACTCCCGACCATGAACCGGGCCTTCCCAGATTTTGGCCAAACTCAAATTGTGATGGTGTAAATCCTTCTATCAGCAGATAAGCAAAAAGTAAAATATGCATCACGTACCAATGTACTATAAAATAGAAGAGAGGTACCCTTCCAAATACATTTAGAAAGTGGCTAGGTCTCCTTTGGAAATAAGAAAACAAAAGGGCCATTACACTTAATGTCAATAAGGTAAAGCTCAGTGCCGGAGGGTATTTGTTGACATTGAATAGATTTAGGAGATCAAAATCTTTGATTTCCCAGAATCGTAATAGGAAGAAGAGGAATAAACCTATGATACCCCAAATCCAGGTCTTTTTTTCTAAGAATTGAGGTGCTATGGCATAACCTATTAACATGATGCCGAACCAGGGTAGGGGAGGATATCCCACTATAAAAAGGATGGATTTGCTCAATAGAAAGGCCGTGGGAGCTGTTAGTCCGGGGATGGGTAGAAATGCATTGCCAACCACCAAAAGGATGCCGATAATCAGCAAAACCTTCTTTGGAACTCTATATAAAAACGCTAGAAGTATGAATCCTGTGCCTATGGCCGCCAGCACATTGAACAATAAACTCTGGAAGCTCCAAAACAGTCCAAAGGCAATTAGCGTAAAATCAAATAGTATCAGTAAGGCTCCACGGGTGAGTAAATATTGCCTCTTGTTCTCTGTTTTATTGAGATAAACAGATACACCTGAAAGGAACAAAAAGGTGGGGGCACAAAGATGTGTAATGACCCGGGTCCAAAACAAGGCAGGAGTGGTGGTGTTAAGGTCAGTGGGATTCGCTGTGAGGGCTGTAGTATGAAAGAAATCCCTTACGTGATCTAAGGCCATGATGACCATCACTAAGCCTCTGAGGCTGTCAATAGATTGGAACCTTTTCATGAGCGAAGTTTTTTTGTGCTCAATATACATCTAACTCATTGAAAATAAAAGCCCCCGATGTTTTCGGGGGCTTTGGCTTACATGCTTTCAAATAGTTTCAGGATCCTCTTGTATTCGTCCATCCAGGAGGTAGGTTGAACAAATCCGTGGTCCTCTACCGGGTAGGAAGCCACCTCCCAGTTCTCTTTTCTAAGTTCTATGAGCCTTTGGGCTAATCTATACGTGTCCTGTATGTGAACGTTCACGTCTACCTGTCCATGGCAGATTAGCAACTTGCCTTTTAGTCCTTCCGCAAAGAAGATAGGAGAACTTCTTCTGTACGCTATAGGGTCTAGATGAGGTTCGTTTAAGATATTGGCCGTATAGCCTTGGTTGTAGGCTGCCCAATCCGTCACCGGACGAAGTGCAGCTCCTGCAGCAAATACATCCGGAGTAGTGAACATGGCCATCAAGGTGATGAACCCACCGTATGAACCTCCATAAATACCTATTTTCTTAGGGTTAATGCCGTATTTTTCAACCAAAAGTTTTGCTCCGTCTACATTGTCCGTAAGATCTTTACCGCCCATGTGTCTATAAATGCCTGTACGTACATCTCTTCCGTAGCCAGAGCTGGCTCTGAAGTCGATATCCATTACCGTATATCCCAGGTCTGTCAAGAGATTATGGAACATGTATTCTCTGAAGTATTGGCTCCACCATTTGTGGGCATTTTGTAAGTAACCTGCACCGTGCACAAAGATGACTGCTTTTCCGTTTTTCTTCTTCTTAGTAGGTTCGTAAACTCTGGCATAGATTTCCTTACCGTCCCTAGCGGTAAAGGAGATCACTTGAGGCATTTTCCATGCGTAAGCATTAAATGCTGCGGTGGTAGATGAAGTGATCTTTTCAGCTACAGCTCCCGGAGTGGCGGGTTGCAAATACAGTTCCCAAGGCGTATTGGCGTTAGAATAGCGAATGGCTATCATCTTTTCATCAGGAGATAGAGTTACTTCATTTCCTCCCGTCATGGATGTTAGTTTGATTCTTTCTCCACCATTTACAGACATTTTGTAGAAGTGTTTCTCGCCCGGATGAACTTCGTTTGTGGTCATGTAGAACCACTGCTTGTCTTTAGATAGTTCTAAAGTCTGAACTTCAAAGTTTCCACTAGTAAGGGCCTTCTTAGTACCCGTTCTCATGTCATACGTATATACATGAGAGTAACCGGTTTCTTCAGATTGGAAATACAAGGTATGTTCATCGATGAAGCCAATACCACTTCCTCCGAAACCACCACCGATCCCTGGTCCTGCTATCCAGGCCTCGTCATGTTGGCGATCAATCGGGCTTAATTTACCGGTTTCACCGTCTAATTTCATGATCCAACGATCCTTATTGTCGTTAGAACGAATAGCTATAACTGCATAGGTGGCATCTGGAGACCATACCGGGTTTTGGAAGCTAACGCTTCTCACTTTGTTCTTGCTTTTCGGACGATCCGGGTAGTCTGCAAGGTACTGTGGCTCATCTTCGATGCCCGGAATATCTTTCAAGTTAATCTTGAAAACGGTGTCCTTTGCGATATGATATACAAAAGCTTCAGTAGAGCCTGTAGGCTGGCCCACTTTCGTTCTGGCAGGAATATCCTCAGTATATCCGGATGCCGTAACGTAGTTAGGAACTATGGTTCTTTTTGCATCTCTTGCCGGCTCTGCAAGGCGGTAGAATACGTATTTTAAATCTGGACTAGCTAAAGCGCCTTGGAGCATTTTTCCTCCTAAACTGATCTTTTTAGGGCCAGTTTTCGGAGCGCCTTTCTCGTATTTTTCACGTGCTTCTTTGTCTTCTTTTGCTTCCCTAAGGAATTGGAAAAGATCTAATTGGTCCTTTTCTAATACCTTATCTGCTTCTCCTGCTTTGGCTTCCGGTCTTCTGTTCTCCATGGAGAAATTAGTCCACTGTTGAAGGGTGCCATCTGCTAATGCTATGGTATAAATATCATTTCCCATAGTGAAGATGACATGTTTTTCATCTTTACTGAAAGAAAGGCTACCTTTTCTGTCTAGGGTATTCGTTAGTTGTCTCTCTGCCAAGGTACCTGTGTCCTGTATAAAGATGTTTCCATTTTTCAGGTATAATTTTTTTCTGAAATCTTTAGAGTAGGCCGCAGATCTTCCGAATCCGGATAGGCCTAAACTTTCCTTCTCCGCCCTGCTTACCTTTTGCGGTGTGCGGTTAGTGAGGGTGATTTTGTACAAAGAATCCGCTCTGTTTTGTTCTGGATTCCAATTGAAATAGATGGTTTTAGAATCTTCTGACCAGAAGATGTTTGAAGGGGAAGTTCCGATCCACTTTGCTGGATCCTCCATGATCTTTTCTACGGTCAACTGTGCTTGAACAGTCAAGGAGAAAAGAAGAACTAAACATACAGTAAATATTCTTCGCATAGAAAATAGGTTATTTAAGTAAATATATTTACCTGCAACTAATTTCCCTAAGTCTTACGATGAAATATTGAAATGAGTAGGCGAATGCCTCAAAGCTTTAATACACAACGGAATGCTCGGGCTGCGTAGTAAGAATCAGCCCCATTATGATAGATGAAAACTCTACCGTATCTCTTGTCGCCAAAGATAGCTCCACCCTTATCCCTAACCTCTTTTGGCGTCTGTAACCAAGAGGAGGTTTTTTGGTCTACGGCCACTCGGGATTGTAAATGGATATATTCCTCTTCTGTCAATAATCTAACTCCAAGATCAGTGGCCCATTTGACGGCGCTTCCATTAGGTTTGTGCTCTTTTCGCTTTTCTAAAGCCTCTTGGTCGTAGCACAGGCTACGTCTACCTTTGGGAGACTCTGGACTGCAATCTATGAATTGCAGTTCGGGTCCTACTATGTCCGGTTCTCCTTCTGACTCTTCTAAGACTTCTAGAATTTGAAGGACCTTCGGACTTAATTTCTCTTCCACTTGTTCCCAAGTAAATTCAGGGTGTCTTTCAGGATATTTGTGGAATCTGGTTTTTAGTATTTCAATGAGATCGTTCATTAATTTGATTTTAGAGTATACACATTGATGGTATGGCCAGTTTTGGGTTGTCCCTTGGTAGTGGTGAGAACCAGGGATTTTCCGTCTTCTGAAATGGAAGTGATAGAATAAGACATGGTTCCTCCCGTTCCTGTAGGCTCCGGGTTTAATTGAGTGAGCGTTAGTACTTGGTCAGTTACCGTATAGTTTCCTGTAAAGGTTTCAGCAGTGATATCTTTTAAAACTGCTTTGCCTGGTACGCTTAAGTCCAGTTTAAAGGTGGAATATTGGGGGACCAAATTTGAAGGGCCTCCTTGAGTATACACCGTTAATCCGTCCTGGGTAACACTTACCGCAGTATACACTTTTTGGATCTTCTCCTCTATACTCGGAGCAGAATCTTTACAAGCTACATTAACAAGAAGGAGGATTAAGCAAAATTGTAATACTTTTGTACTCATTATTTCTAAGGGGTATTTGTTTGCGAATATAAAATAGCCTTTTGATATTTAAGAGGATTGACCTTAAAAACTTATGGAAAATACCATCACCAAGAGGCAGTTAAGTTTAAGAAACGGAGTAGATAAGCCCGAGATTTGGATAGCCTACAAGGGGCAGGTTTATGATGTAAGTTCCTCCAGATTATGGAGAGGTGGGAAGCACTATGAACATTGGGCAGGACAAGATTTGACCCATGAACTTGAAGATGCTCCACATACGGAAAAGGTTTTTGAAAAGTTTGAAAGAATCGGGATTTATGAAGAAAATAACTCTATTTGACGCCGTCTTGCTGTTCTGTAGTTTTGGCCTATTAGCCATGTTCGTAGATCAATTTATTTACAAAAAGAATTCCTTTGCAGATAGCTATTTCTTTTTGATGTTCGGATTTGCAGGTATCTTGTATTTCCTCTACCGCAAAGGGTCAAAAAAGCAGAATTAAGGGTAGAAACAAAAGTCCGTCAAGTATCCAGCGATAACTTTTTTCAAAGTAATCTGCTTTGGCTATCACAAAGGAATTAGTGATGGAGATGATAGCCAGGATGAAGGCTAGCTTGTTTTGGTATTCAAATCCCCCTGCAAAAAGGAAAATGAATAAGAACAGGGAAACACTTCCTAAGAAAGTGACTCTTTTTCTTCTGCTTGCAGATCTTTCTTCAAAGTAGGCAAACGTAGCCAGATTTTGGTACACCAGCATAAAGAATAGAAAGCCTAAAACCCATGAGCTTAGTTGGATGGAAGGGGCTTCTACAAAGGGAACACCCACTACGGCACCTACATAGATCAAGGGCATGGCATAGTCTTTTAATTTGGGAAAATTTGGAACCAAATAAAAAAGGTAAAAAAGCGTAGTCAGCCCTAAGCAGGCTCCCAGGATCAGTACTTCTTTGGATTGAAAAAACAATAAAAAACCATTGATTGCAGCTAGAGCCACAGCCAAGATTTGCAGGTTATATTGGAATTCCTGATGGAATTGATGACGGTCAGTATCCGGATGTTCTCTTTTCACATCTAGGATCCGATCAAGGATATACACCATCCAACAGCCTAACATGATTTGCAGGAGGGAGATAGGATCAATCACCCCGTGATTCAATTTAAAAAAAGCAGCCGCACACACACCAGTAGCCAAGGCTACGTGTAAACTGCTCAAATAAATGAGCTTTAAAGTCTTCATTGCTATTCTTTAATGGCTATCATTTTTACAAAGAACTCTTCCAGGAAAGTTCTTACGGCCTTGCTATGGTCTGAGTGAAAGCCATTTACAAATATAGAGAAAGCATATTTTTTTCCAAGGTTTGAGGTGAAATATC harbors:
- a CDS encoding helix-turn-helix domain-containing protein, which encodes MEDILHFKSIKEYNDFNNNETLHPLISVVHLDKAAPRKLRKLRYGFYTIFLKKVHCGDLRYGLSHYDYEEGTLIFLAPHQIIGENKEEFYQPQGLALIFHPDFLLGTDLGRKISDYHFFSYAVNEALHLSTQERAIILDCINKIEYELQHAIDKHSKNLIISNLELFLNYCTRFYDRQFITRDHVNRGVLQRFEVLLNAYFNSAKTQSLGLPTVAWCADQFHLSPNYFGDLIKKETGISAQEYIQNKIIQLAKEKIFDPQKTISQIAYELGFRYPQHFSRLFKQKTGVTPKGFKVLN
- a CDS encoding GNAT family N-acetyltransferase; amino-acid sequence: MKKLDFKTLDSTHSASITDMILSIQQKEFGIPITVDDQPDLSDIETFYLRGGGCFLGAFLNGDLVGTIALIKFSSSSGAIRKMFVKKEFRGKEWGIAQKLLERLIQFCRAEGISNLYLGTVSVLKAAQRFYERNHFRRLQKEELPSDFPLMSSDDVFYGLKLGSAIEEVGFLALSTRLQRLSERIRRDGALIYKAFGRNFDPKWFPVVLSLDRKGELSISELAEEIGYSHPSTIVLLKELQEKGYVSSKKDISDERKRLNFLSENGKQFIKELKPIWEIMSTVLEEIGSNSHHLLRAIEQAEDKLEVQTFYQRVLAIRQ
- a CDS encoding DMT family transporter, which translates into the protein MNWIILIIAGLFEVGFTFCLSKAKEAIGNESYLWYGGFGICLIISMGLLMKATQSLPIGTAYAVWTGIGAVGTVLMGILFFKEPATFMRMFFISTLIASIIGLKLSH
- a CDS encoding Crp/Fnr family transcriptional regulator is translated as MLEVKKGDLLIKSGSRNNFVYLIAEGLVRGYDANDVTFWFGETGDVVLSLKTYTEDLSGHESMEALEKTLVYKISIKDLKELYQTNLYWANWGRVMAEKELVKAEKRLLSRQFLSAGERYAELMEQHPNLLQRVPLGMIASYLGITQVSLSRIRAEYR
- a CDS encoding DMT family protein, with amino-acid sequence MKAFLTIGLLLVSNVFMTIAWYGHLRLKEYSWFSNMGLFKVILFSWGIALLEYMAQVPANKIGYTGNGGPFTLWQLKVIQEVLTLLVFTGFAVFAFKTETLRWNHLVAFVFLVLAVYFIFKK
- a CDS encoding DUF1624 domain-containing protein; protein product: MKRFQSIDSLRGLVMVIMALDHVRDFFHTTALTANPTDLNTTTPALFWTRVITHLCAPTFLFLSGVSVYLNKTENKRQYLLTRGALLILFDFTLIAFGLFWSFQSLLFNVLAAIGTGFILLAFLYRVPKKVLLIIGILLVVGNAFLPIPGLTAPTAFLLSKSILFIVGYPPLPWFGIMLIGYAIAPQFLEKKTWIWGIIGLFLFFLLRFWEIKDFDLLNLFNVNKYPPALSFTLLTLSVMALLFSYFQRRPSHFLNVFGRVPLFYFIVHWYVMHILLFAYLLIEGFTPSQFEFGQNLGRPGSWSGVELPGVYLAWILTVLIMYPLCQLYYKKGRIKYI
- a CDS encoding prolyl oligopeptidase family serine peptidase, giving the protein MRRIFTVCLVLLFSLTVQAQLTVEKIMEDPAKWIGTSPSNIFWSEDSKTIYFNWNPEQNRADSLYKITLTNRTPQKVSRAEKESLGLSGFGRSAAYSKDFRKKLYLKNGNIFIQDTGTLAERQLTNTLDRKGSLSFSKDEKHVIFTMGNDIYTIALADGTLQQWTNFSMENRRPEAKAGEADKVLEKDQLDLFQFLREAKEDKEAREKYEKGAPKTGPKKISLGGKMLQGALASPDLKYVFYRLAEPARDAKRTIVPNYVTASGYTEDIPARTKVGQPTGSTEAFVYHIAKDTVFKINLKDIPGIEDEPQYLADYPDRPKSKNKVRSVSFQNPVWSPDATYAVIAIRSNDNKDRWIMKLDGETGKLSPIDRQHDEAWIAGPGIGGGFGGSGIGFIDEHTLYFQSEETGYSHVYTYDMRTGTKKALTSGNFEVQTLELSKDKQWFYMTTNEVHPGEKHFYKMSVNGGERIKLTSMTGGNEVTLSPDEKMIAIRYSNANTPWELYLQPATPGAVAEKITSSTTAAFNAYAWKMPQVISFTARDGKEIYARVYEPTKKKKNGKAVIFVHGAGYLQNAHKWWSQYFREYMFHNLLTDLGYTVMDIDFRASSGYGRDVRTGIYRHMGGKDLTDNVDGAKLLVEKYGINPKKIGIYGGSYGGFITLMAMFTTPDVFAAGAALRPVTDWAAYNQGYTANILNEPHLDPIAYRRSSPIFFAEGLKGKLLICHGQVDVNVHIQDTYRLAQRLIELRKENWEVASYPVEDHGFVQPTSWMDEYKRILKLFESM
- a CDS encoding DUF4256 domain-containing protein — encoded protein: MNDLIEILKTRFHKYPERHPEFTWEQVEEKLSPKVLQILEVLEESEGEPDIVGPELQFIDCSPESPKGRRSLCYDQEALEKRKEHKPNGSAVKWATDLGVRLLTEEEYIHLQSRVAVDQKTSSWLQTPKEVRDKGGAIFGDKRYGRVFIYHNGADSYYAARAFRCVLKL
- a CDS encoding cytochrome b5 domain-containing protein — protein: MENTITKRQLSLRNGVDKPEIWIAYKGQVYDVSSSRLWRGGKHYEHWAGQDLTHELEDAPHTEKVFEKFERIGIYEENNSI